One Rhipicephalus microplus isolate Deutch F79 chromosome 4, USDA_Rmic, whole genome shotgun sequence genomic window carries:
- the Abi gene encoding tyrosine kinase Abl isoform X3 yields MPSVMADLMTLIQHEIPDGRQNIHDSHTNLEKVAEYCEANYFQSENKHAALEETKKFATQSLASVAYQINTLAYNLLHLLDLQTAQLSEMESHINHIGQTVMIHKEKVARREIGVLTANKSTLRQHKILAPASQERPVKYIRRPIDYTVLDEVGHGLRTSSAGNGANKARRIPSSQALMNAGPAPTTKPPTPPQANRGVTVGSLTRGSREYRTPAPPIAPPQVPSNYAANYPLGHPRRGSGYSTLPAHGHHGSSHQSALPPSQMTPPPTLASQPQVGMVHPMSQHTMSHHHHSMPHHTVNHQSHTGQQQQGVVQNPPMQGGVSQNSMVAIPPGSVVPPMSQNPAAPGTMSMSAMGHQMAKVPTSMVPTSMAQSQHYGSMVSAHQPPPPNDPMTSSLTDRLPEPPPPHIMSGGIVPTSEYERHGNAYGHQRPDAQRDLVPKTYLEKVVAIYDYEADKDDELSFSENSVIYVIKKNDDGWYEGVMNGVTGLFPGNYVEPCM; encoded by the exons ATGCCATCCGTCATGGCCGATCTTATGACACTTATCCAACACGAAATTCCCGATGGACGGCAAAACATCCACGACAGCCACACCAACCTTGAAAAAGTTGCGGAGTACTGCGAAGCCAACTACTTTCAG TCTGAGAACAAGCATGCAGCGCTGGAGGAGACAAAGAAGTTTGCAACACAGTCTCTGGCCAGCGTCGCCTACCAGATCAACACGCTCGCGTACAACCTGTTGCACTTACTGGACTTGCAGACAGCCCAGCTGTCGGAGATGGAGTCGCACATCAACCACATAG GTCAGACAGTAATGATCCACAAGGAGAAAGTGGCCCGGCGTGAGATTGGTGTGCTGACTGCAAACAAGAGCACACTTCGCCAACACAAAATCTTGGCCCCGGCCAGTCAAGAGCGCCCCGTCAAGTACATTCGTCGCCCCATTGACTACACTGTGCTGGACGAAGTGGGACACGGACTTCGCACATCTTCAGCTGGTAACGGCGCTAACAAAGCCCGGCGCATCCCATCTTCTCAG GCACTGATGAATGCCGGACCAGCACCGACAACCAAGCCGCCAACACCCCCTCAAGCAAACCGAGGGGTCACCGTAGGGTCCCTGACCCGTGGCTCTCGAGAGTACCGCACGCCTGCACCCCCGATTGCCCCACCACAGGTGCCTAGCAATTATGCTGCCAACTACCCGCTTGGCCACCCTCGCAGAG GAAGCGGCTACTCCACACTGCCAGCTCATGGCCACCACGGTTCAAGCCACCAGAGTGCGTTGCCACCATCCCAGATGACACCTCCTCCTACTCTGGCCAGTCAACCTCAAGTGGGCATGGTGCACCCCATGAGCCAGCATACAATGA GCCATCACCACCACTCCATGCCACACCATACTGTAAACCACCAGAGTCACACGGGACAGCAGCAGCAGGGTGTCGTCCAGAACCCGCCGATGCAAGGCGGCGTTTCCCAGAATTCAATGGTGGCCATACCGCCAGGGAGTGTCGTCCCCCCGATGTCCCAGAATCCAGCCGCTCCGGGCACAATGTCGATGAGTGCCATGGGCCACCAAATGGCCAAGGTGCCCACATCTATGGTTCCAACTTCAATGGCGCAGAGTCAGCACTACGGCAGCATGGTCTCTGCTCACCAGCCACCACCGCCAAATGACCCCATGACCTCAAGCCTCACGGATCGGCTCCCCGAGCCACCACCACCTCACATAATGAGTGGAGGCATTGTGCCCACATCAGAGTATGAACGTCATGGGAATG CCTACGGGCACCAGCGACCGGACGCCCAGCGGGACTTGGTCCCCAAGACCTACCTGGAGAAAG TGGTTGCGATATACGACTACGAAGCTGACAAGGACGACGAGCTTTCCTTTTCCGAGAACTCTGTAATCTACGTAATCAAGAAGAATGACGACGGCTGGTACGAAGGCGTCATGAATGGTGTGACGGGCCTATTTCCAGGAAACTACGTGGAACCTTGTATGTAA
- the Abi gene encoding tyrosine kinase Abl isoform X1, with translation MPSVMADLMTLIQHEIPDGRQNIHDSHTNLEKVAEYCEANYFQSENKHAALEETKKFATQSLASVAYQINTLAYNLLHLLDLQTAQLSEMESHINHIGQTVMIHKEKVARREIGVLTANKSTLRQHKILAPASQERPVKYIRRPIDYTVLDEVGHGLRTSSAGNGANKARRIPSSQALMNAGPAPTTKPPTPPQANRGVTVGSLTRGSREYRTPAPPIAPPQVPSNYAANYPLGHPRRGSGYSTLPAHGHHGSSHQSALPPSQMTPPPTLASQPQVGMVHPMSQHTMSHHHHSMPHHTVNHQSHTGQQQQGVVQNPPMQGGVSQNSMVAIPPGSVVPPMSQNPAAPGTMSMSAMGHQMAKVPTSMVPTSMAQSQHYGSMVSAHQPPPPNDPMTSSLTDRLPEPPPPHIMSGGIVPTSEYERHGNVSPPLPPPPPPEPLYPGNYVQLSPPAYGHQRPDAQRDLVPKTYLEKVVAIYDYEADKDDELSFSENSVIYVIKKNDDGWYEGVMNGVTGLFPGNYVEPCM, from the exons ATGCCATCCGTCATGGCCGATCTTATGACACTTATCCAACACGAAATTCCCGATGGACGGCAAAACATCCACGACAGCCACACCAACCTTGAAAAAGTTGCGGAGTACTGCGAAGCCAACTACTTTCAG TCTGAGAACAAGCATGCAGCGCTGGAGGAGACAAAGAAGTTTGCAACACAGTCTCTGGCCAGCGTCGCCTACCAGATCAACACGCTCGCGTACAACCTGTTGCACTTACTGGACTTGCAGACAGCCCAGCTGTCGGAGATGGAGTCGCACATCAACCACATAG GTCAGACAGTAATGATCCACAAGGAGAAAGTGGCCCGGCGTGAGATTGGTGTGCTGACTGCAAACAAGAGCACACTTCGCCAACACAAAATCTTGGCCCCGGCCAGTCAAGAGCGCCCCGTCAAGTACATTCGTCGCCCCATTGACTACACTGTGCTGGACGAAGTGGGACACGGACTTCGCACATCTTCAGCTGGTAACGGCGCTAACAAAGCCCGGCGCATCCCATCTTCTCAG GCACTGATGAATGCCGGACCAGCACCGACAACCAAGCCGCCAACACCCCCTCAAGCAAACCGAGGGGTCACCGTAGGGTCCCTGACCCGTGGCTCTCGAGAGTACCGCACGCCTGCACCCCCGATTGCCCCACCACAGGTGCCTAGCAATTATGCTGCCAACTACCCGCTTGGCCACCCTCGCAGAG GAAGCGGCTACTCCACACTGCCAGCTCATGGCCACCACGGTTCAAGCCACCAGAGTGCGTTGCCACCATCCCAGATGACACCTCCTCCTACTCTGGCCAGTCAACCTCAAGTGGGCATGGTGCACCCCATGAGCCAGCATACAATGA GCCATCACCACCACTCCATGCCACACCATACTGTAAACCACCAGAGTCACACGGGACAGCAGCAGCAGGGTGTCGTCCAGAACCCGCCGATGCAAGGCGGCGTTTCCCAGAATTCAATGGTGGCCATACCGCCAGGGAGTGTCGTCCCCCCGATGTCCCAGAATCCAGCCGCTCCGGGCACAATGTCGATGAGTGCCATGGGCCACCAAATGGCCAAGGTGCCCACATCTATGGTTCCAACTTCAATGGCGCAGAGTCAGCACTACGGCAGCATGGTCTCTGCTCACCAGCCACCACCGCCAAATGACCCCATGACCTCAAGCCTCACGGATCGGCTCCCCGAGCCACCACCACCTCACATAATGAGTGGAGGCATTGTGCCCACATCAGAGTATGAACGTCATGGGAATG tGTCACCTCCGCTCCCCCCTCCACCACCTCCCGAGCCCCTGTACCCCGGTAATTACGTTCAGCTTTCCCCACCAGCCTACGGGCACCAGCGACCGGACGCCCAGCGGGACTTGGTCCCCAAGACCTACCTGGAGAAAG TGGTTGCGATATACGACTACGAAGCTGACAAGGACGACGAGCTTTCCTTTTCCGAGAACTCTGTAATCTACGTAATCAAGAAGAATGACGACGGCTGGTACGAAGGCGTCATGAATGGTGTGACGGGCCTATTTCCAGGAAACTACGTGGAACCTTGTATGTAA
- the Abi gene encoding tyrosine kinase Abl isoform X4: MPSVMADLMTLIQHEIPDGRQNIHDSHTNLEKVAEYCEANYFQSENKHAALEETKKFATQSLASVAYQINTLAYNLLHLLDLQTAQLSEMESHINHIGQTVMIHKEKVARREIGVLTANKSTLRQHKILAPASQERPVKYIRRPIDYTVLDEVGHGLRTSSAGNGANKARRIPSSQALMNAGPAPTTKPPTPPQANRGVTVGSLTRGSREYRTPAPPIAPPQVPSNYAANYPLGHPRRGSGYSTLPAHGHHGSSHQSALPPSQMTPPPTLASQPQVGMVHPMSQHTMSHHHHSMPHHTVNHQSHTGQQQQGVVQNPPMQGGVSQNSMVAIPPGSVVPPMSQNPAAPGTMSMSAMGHQMAKVPTSMVPTSMAQSQHYGSMVSAHQPPPPNDPMTSSLTDRLPEPPPPHIMSGGIVPTSEYERHGNAYGHQRPDAQRDLVPKTYLEKVPLGPAVPDLSSGRGPYRQIKAESTVVSCLYPSSSKLNSGWQSPPT; this comes from the exons ATGCCATCCGTCATGGCCGATCTTATGACACTTATCCAACACGAAATTCCCGATGGACGGCAAAACATCCACGACAGCCACACCAACCTTGAAAAAGTTGCGGAGTACTGCGAAGCCAACTACTTTCAG TCTGAGAACAAGCATGCAGCGCTGGAGGAGACAAAGAAGTTTGCAACACAGTCTCTGGCCAGCGTCGCCTACCAGATCAACACGCTCGCGTACAACCTGTTGCACTTACTGGACTTGCAGACAGCCCAGCTGTCGGAGATGGAGTCGCACATCAACCACATAG GTCAGACAGTAATGATCCACAAGGAGAAAGTGGCCCGGCGTGAGATTGGTGTGCTGACTGCAAACAAGAGCACACTTCGCCAACACAAAATCTTGGCCCCGGCCAGTCAAGAGCGCCCCGTCAAGTACATTCGTCGCCCCATTGACTACACTGTGCTGGACGAAGTGGGACACGGACTTCGCACATCTTCAGCTGGTAACGGCGCTAACAAAGCCCGGCGCATCCCATCTTCTCAG GCACTGATGAATGCCGGACCAGCACCGACAACCAAGCCGCCAACACCCCCTCAAGCAAACCGAGGGGTCACCGTAGGGTCCCTGACCCGTGGCTCTCGAGAGTACCGCACGCCTGCACCCCCGATTGCCCCACCACAGGTGCCTAGCAATTATGCTGCCAACTACCCGCTTGGCCACCCTCGCAGAG GAAGCGGCTACTCCACACTGCCAGCTCATGGCCACCACGGTTCAAGCCACCAGAGTGCGTTGCCACCATCCCAGATGACACCTCCTCCTACTCTGGCCAGTCAACCTCAAGTGGGCATGGTGCACCCCATGAGCCAGCATACAATGA GCCATCACCACCACTCCATGCCACACCATACTGTAAACCACCAGAGTCACACGGGACAGCAGCAGCAGGGTGTCGTCCAGAACCCGCCGATGCAAGGCGGCGTTTCCCAGAATTCAATGGTGGCCATACCGCCAGGGAGTGTCGTCCCCCCGATGTCCCAGAATCCAGCCGCTCCGGGCACAATGTCGATGAGTGCCATGGGCCACCAAATGGCCAAGGTGCCCACATCTATGGTTCCAACTTCAATGGCGCAGAGTCAGCACTACGGCAGCATGGTCTCTGCTCACCAGCCACCACCGCCAAATGACCCCATGACCTCAAGCCTCACGGATCGGCTCCCCGAGCCACCACCACCTCACATAATGAGTGGAGGCATTGTGCCCACATCAGAGTATGAACGTCATGGGAATG CCTACGGGCACCAGCGACCGGACGCCCAGCGGGACTTGGTCCCCAAGACCTACCTGGAGAAAG TCCCACTTGGGCCAGCAGTCCCGGACCTGTCGTCAGGACGGGGCCCCTACAGACAAATCAAAGCCGAATCGACAGTGGTGTCGTGCTTGTACCCCTCTTCATCCAAGCTGAACAGTGGCTGGCAAAGTCCCCCAACTTGA
- the Abi gene encoding tyrosine kinase Abl isoform X2, translating to MPSVMADLMTLIQHEIPDGRQNIHDSHTNLEKVAEYCEANYFQSENKHAALEETKKFATQSLASVAYQINTLAYNLLHLLDLQTAQLSEMESHINHIGQTVMIHKEKVARREIGVLTANKSTLRQHKILAPASQERPVKYIRRPIDYTVLDEVGHGLRTSSAGNGANKARRIPSSQALMNAGPAPTTKPPTPPQANRGVTVGSLTRGSREYRTPAPPIAPPQVPSNYAANYPLGHPRRGSGYSTLPAHGHHGSSHQSALPPSQMTPPPTLASQPQVGMVHPMSQHTMSHHHHSMPHHTVNHQSHTGQQQQGVVQNPPMQGGVSQNSMVAIPPGSVVPPMSQNPAAPGTMSMSAMGHQMAKVPTSMVPTSMAQSQHYGSMVSAHQPPPPNDPMTSSLTDRLPEPPPPHIMSGGIVPTSEYERHGNVSPPLPPPPPPEPLYPGNYVQLSPPAYGHQRPDAQRDLVPKTYLEKVPLGPAVPDLSSGRGPYRQIKAESTVVSCLYPSSSKLNSGWQSPPT from the exons ATGCCATCCGTCATGGCCGATCTTATGACACTTATCCAACACGAAATTCCCGATGGACGGCAAAACATCCACGACAGCCACACCAACCTTGAAAAAGTTGCGGAGTACTGCGAAGCCAACTACTTTCAG TCTGAGAACAAGCATGCAGCGCTGGAGGAGACAAAGAAGTTTGCAACACAGTCTCTGGCCAGCGTCGCCTACCAGATCAACACGCTCGCGTACAACCTGTTGCACTTACTGGACTTGCAGACAGCCCAGCTGTCGGAGATGGAGTCGCACATCAACCACATAG GTCAGACAGTAATGATCCACAAGGAGAAAGTGGCCCGGCGTGAGATTGGTGTGCTGACTGCAAACAAGAGCACACTTCGCCAACACAAAATCTTGGCCCCGGCCAGTCAAGAGCGCCCCGTCAAGTACATTCGTCGCCCCATTGACTACACTGTGCTGGACGAAGTGGGACACGGACTTCGCACATCTTCAGCTGGTAACGGCGCTAACAAAGCCCGGCGCATCCCATCTTCTCAG GCACTGATGAATGCCGGACCAGCACCGACAACCAAGCCGCCAACACCCCCTCAAGCAAACCGAGGGGTCACCGTAGGGTCCCTGACCCGTGGCTCTCGAGAGTACCGCACGCCTGCACCCCCGATTGCCCCACCACAGGTGCCTAGCAATTATGCTGCCAACTACCCGCTTGGCCACCCTCGCAGAG GAAGCGGCTACTCCACACTGCCAGCTCATGGCCACCACGGTTCAAGCCACCAGAGTGCGTTGCCACCATCCCAGATGACACCTCCTCCTACTCTGGCCAGTCAACCTCAAGTGGGCATGGTGCACCCCATGAGCCAGCATACAATGA GCCATCACCACCACTCCATGCCACACCATACTGTAAACCACCAGAGTCACACGGGACAGCAGCAGCAGGGTGTCGTCCAGAACCCGCCGATGCAAGGCGGCGTTTCCCAGAATTCAATGGTGGCCATACCGCCAGGGAGTGTCGTCCCCCCGATGTCCCAGAATCCAGCCGCTCCGGGCACAATGTCGATGAGTGCCATGGGCCACCAAATGGCCAAGGTGCCCACATCTATGGTTCCAACTTCAATGGCGCAGAGTCAGCACTACGGCAGCATGGTCTCTGCTCACCAGCCACCACCGCCAAATGACCCCATGACCTCAAGCCTCACGGATCGGCTCCCCGAGCCACCACCACCTCACATAATGAGTGGAGGCATTGTGCCCACATCAGAGTATGAACGTCATGGGAATG tGTCACCTCCGCTCCCCCCTCCACCACCTCCCGAGCCCCTGTACCCCGGTAATTACGTTCAGCTTTCCCCACCAGCCTACGGGCACCAGCGACCGGACGCCCAGCGGGACTTGGTCCCCAAGACCTACCTGGAGAAAG TCCCACTTGGGCCAGCAGTCCCGGACCTGTCGTCAGGACGGGGCCCCTACAGACAAATCAAAGCCGAATCGACAGTGGTGTCGTGCTTGTACCCCTCTTCATCCAAGCTGAACAGTGGCTGGCAAAGTCCCCCAACTTGA